One Aquipuribacter sp. SD81 DNA segment encodes these proteins:
- a CDS encoding FtsB family cell division protein yields MTRSATTRGRDPRGARTRRVVVLLALGVVCALVLAPPLRLYVQQQQDIAEVRAEIAEREAAVDRLEGDLELWDDEAYVAAQARERLGLVRPGEVGYVVPEPRTSLGADEVAAGTDGAPGAADGTADGALPGTLERPDAAPEGTWYGRLWSSVEAVGAGAAGDPVLDAPVVSDGVTEPSPAPSAGG; encoded by the coding sequence GTGACGAGGAGCGCGACGACGCGCGGCCGGGACCCCCGCGGGGCCCGGACCCGTCGCGTCGTCGTGCTCCTCGCCCTCGGCGTGGTGTGCGCGCTCGTCCTCGCCCCGCCGCTGCGCCTGTACGTGCAGCAGCAGCAGGACATCGCCGAGGTGCGCGCCGAGATCGCCGAGCGCGAGGCCGCCGTCGACCGGCTCGAGGGCGACCTCGAGCTGTGGGACGACGAGGCGTACGTCGCCGCGCAGGCGCGCGAGCGGCTCGGCCTCGTGCGCCCCGGCGAGGTCGGCTACGTCGTGCCCGAGCCGCGGACGTCCCTCGGGGCTGACGAGGTGGCCGCCGGGACCGACGGCGCGCCCGGTGCGGCCGACGGTACGGCCGACGGTGCCCTCCCGGGCACGCTCGAGCGTCCTGACGCCGCACCCGAGGGCACCTGGTACGGCCGGCTGTGGTCCAGCGTCGAGGCCGTCGGGGCCGGTGCGGCCGGCGACCCGGTGCTCGACGCGCCCGTGGTGTCCGACGGCGTGACCGAGCCGTCGCCCGCGCCCTCCGCCGGTGGCTGA
- a CDS encoding DUF501 domain-containing protein yields MAEPSPVAAHDVATVGAQLGRPARGVVAVAHRCPCGNPDVVRTAPRLPDGTPFPTSYYLTCPRAASAVSTLESSGLMRDMTERLEADPELAAAYRAAHERYLAERAELGDVPEIDGVSAGGMPTRVKCLHVLVAHALAAGPGVNPLGDEAIALLPDWWVDGPCV; encoded by the coding sequence GTGGCTGAGCCGTCGCCGGTGGCCGCGCACGACGTCGCCACCGTGGGGGCGCAGCTCGGCCGTCCCGCCCGCGGCGTCGTCGCCGTCGCCCACCGCTGCCCGTGCGGGAACCCGGACGTCGTCCGCACGGCCCCGCGCCTGCCCGACGGGACGCCGTTCCCCACGAGCTACTACCTCACCTGCCCGCGTGCGGCGTCCGCCGTCAGCACGCTGGAGTCCTCCGGCCTCATGCGGGACATGACGGAGCGGCTGGAGGCCGACCCCGAGCTGGCGGCCGCCTACCGCGCCGCGCACGAGCGCTACCTCGCCGAGCGCGCCGAGCTCGGCGACGTGCCCGAGATCGACGGCGTGAGCGCGGGCGGCATGCCCACCCGGGTCAAGTGCCTGCACGTGCTCGTCGCCCACGCGCTCGCGGCCGGGCCGGGGGTCAACCCGCTCGGGGACGAGGCGATCGCCCTGCTGCCGGACTGGTGGGTCGACGGGCCGTGCGTGTGA